Proteins from a single region of Desulfovibrio sp. Huiquan2017:
- a CDS encoding tRNA 2-thiocytidine biosynthesis TtcA family protein — MASWGKLTFAQKKCVTATGKLMQQTDMVTGGARIGLAISGGVDSFLMLKVMTIRRAIMPFPVELMALHVNPGFDPASHKPLVKWCAENGLAAHVELTDFGPRAHGEENRKNSPCFWCAMQRRKRLFELCRNYGLTHLAFGHNADDNVVTFFMNVVQNGRADGLSANEPFFGGKLKVIRPTMLLDKKTVIKAASQWDLPIWENVCPSNGFTKRDEIHEWLRTMWKKDKRIKNNIFNAITRQQVNLTSKKV, encoded by the coding sequence ATGGCCTCATGGGGCAAACTCACCTTCGCGCAGAAAAAATGCGTCACCGCCACGGGCAAGCTCATGCAGCAGACCGACATGGTCACCGGGGGAGCACGCATCGGCCTGGCCATCTCCGGCGGCGTGGACAGTTTCCTCATGCTCAAGGTCATGACCATTCGCCGGGCGATCATGCCCTTTCCGGTCGAACTGATGGCCCTGCACGTCAACCCGGGCTTCGACCCCGCCTCCCACAAACCGCTGGTCAAATGGTGCGCGGAGAACGGACTGGCCGCGCATGTGGAGCTGACCGACTTCGGGCCGCGCGCCCATGGCGAGGAAAACCGCAAGAATTCTCCGTGCTTCTGGTGTGCCATGCAACGCCGAAAGCGCCTCTTCGAGCTCTGCCGCAACTACGGCTTGACCCACCTGGCCTTCGGTCACAACGCCGACGACAACGTAGTCACATTCTTCATGAACGTGGTCCAAAACGGACGCGCCGACGGACTTTCCGCCAACGAACCGTTCTTCGGCGGCAAGCTCAAGGTCATCCGGCCGACCATGCTTCTGGACAAAAAAACCGTCATCAAGGCGGCCTCCCAGTGGGATCTGCCCATCTGGGAAAACGTCTGCCCTTCCAACGGATTCACCAAGCGGGACGAAATTCATGAATGGTTGCGGACCATGTGGAAAAAAGATAAACGCATAAAAAACAACATCTTCAATGCCATAACTCGGCAACAAGTCAACTTGACAAGTAAAAAAGTCTAG
- a CDS encoding flagellar biosynthesis protein FlhF, which yields MRMKTYRAATSTAAFAKVKSELGDEAVILSNKTVTENGCKCCEIVAAVESDIRPRRPQQDTKEDVVDAALRDSVGWQREWSQIKGQILALMKPQMDLNLLSPKQRIALEYLEREEVDERVLTHVYCTMRETRDLPVMGALDPLLKATPFKAGTWANTFHAFAGPGGAGKTSSLVRLALRMKKEQPRMRLCLATADGGRGKGRLVLKHYAELSGLAFREIITKEDFALLQSEARQFDMILIDLPGLSGRTTLEEWSHLYGLDECPDLSIHLVMNPYYSKGQFERFVDKYKSEQLASVIWTKLDEACTFGAILNMAFAGGLPVSALSYAPGLKNSISPASEEMIWRLMFMRKLPDGNTQP from the coding sequence ATGAGAATGAAGACTTACCGGGCGGCCACGTCCACGGCCGCATTCGCCAAGGTCAAATCCGAACTCGGTGATGAGGCCGTCATCCTGTCCAACAAGACCGTCACGGAGAACGGCTGCAAATGCTGCGAGATAGTGGCCGCCGTGGAAAGCGACATCCGACCGCGCCGCCCGCAACAAGACACCAAGGAAGACGTGGTGGACGCCGCACTTCGGGATTCGGTCGGCTGGCAACGCGAGTGGAGCCAGATCAAGGGACAGATACTGGCCCTGATGAAGCCACAGATGGACTTGAACCTCCTCTCGCCCAAGCAGCGCATCGCTCTGGAATATTTGGAACGCGAAGAAGTGGACGAACGGGTTTTGACCCACGTCTACTGCACCATGCGCGAGACCCGCGACCTGCCGGTAATGGGTGCCCTGGACCCGCTGCTCAAGGCCACTCCGTTCAAGGCCGGGACCTGGGCCAATACCTTTCACGCCTTTGCCGGACCCGGCGGTGCCGGAAAAACTTCCAGCCTGGTGCGCCTGGCCCTGCGCATGAAGAAGGAGCAGCCCCGCATGCGGCTGTGCCTGGCCACGGCTGACGGGGGACGGGGCAAGGGCCGCCTGGTCCTCAAGCACTACGCCGAACTGAGCGGCCTGGCCTTCCGCGAGATCATCACCAAGGAAGACTTCGCCCTGCTCCAAAGCGAGGCCCGGCAGTTCGACATGATTCTCATCGACCTGCCCGGCCTGTCCGGCCGGACCACGCTGGAGGAATGGTCGCATCTCTACGGCCTGGACGAGTGCCCCGACCTGTCCATCCACCTGGTCATGAATCCCTATTACAGCAAGGGCCAGTTCGAGCGTTTCGTGGACAAATACAAAAGTGAACAACTAGCCAGCGTTATCTGGACGAAACTCGACGAAGCCTGTACATTCGGGGCAATATTGAACATGGCGTTCGCCGGCGGACTGCCGGTTTCGGCCCTGTCGTACGCTCCCGGCCTGAAAAACAGCATCAGCCCGGCGTCGGAAGAGATGATCTGGCGACTTATGTTCATGCGCAAGCTGCCCGACGGCAACACACAACCCTAA
- the flhA gene encoding flagellar biosynthesis protein FlhA — protein sequence MAQPSAKTATPRIDYTQFAKQGDILLAGGVVVILFVMLIPLPTPFIDFMLSVSISLGLVILVTSMFMTSPLEFSIFPSLLLVTTLLRLALNVATTRAILLHGDEGTSAAGSVIQSFGEFVVGGNYVIGIVIFMILFILNKTVIVSGTTRIAEVAARFTLDAMPGKQMAIEADLNAGLIDEEQATQKRENLRREADFYGAMDGAGKFVSGDVKAGLMITAINIIGGFLIGVLQKDMPWMDAAQTYTLLTIGDGLVATIPSLIISTSAGIIVSRAAAEAKMGEEFIGQLSYHHRALKLVSGILVIFGIVPGMPTIPFLTLAAIVFSVARISSRQQHHLTVTQDEKEQKQPTTLDTPEEVQALLPLDQLELEVGYGLIPLVDEEQSGNLLSRIRSIRRQFALDMGVVVPSLHLRDNLQLKPGEYRVLIKGNPVAGAELLIDHYLAMDPGDAKHRIEGVDTVEPAFNLPAVWIPEAQKEEAMLAGYTVVDPSTVIATHLTEIFRRNLHEFLGRQETQELLNNLSKRAPKAVESLVPAVLSLGGVQKVLQGLVQENVSIRDLLTIVETLADYGTATQDPHQLTEYVRARMGRTIVKPYLGDNGVLPIITLNPQIDEILNNAMRPAEQGGYLALEPGMAQQIIQAINRSTEDAMVADGQPILLVTPQLRSQLAQLLTRFIPTLPVISQAEIPADVKIQSVATVEL from the coding sequence ATGGCCCAGCCTTCCGCCAAGACCGCGACCCCCAGAATCGACTACACCCAGTTCGCCAAACAGGGCGACATCCTCCTGGCCGGGGGTGTGGTGGTCATCCTCTTCGTGATGCTCATTCCCCTGCCCACTCCGTTCATCGACTTCATGCTCTCGGTTTCCATTTCCCTGGGGCTGGTCATTCTGGTCACCTCCATGTTCATGACCTCGCCGCTCGAATTCTCCATCTTCCCGTCGCTGCTGCTGGTCACCACCCTGCTCCGGCTGGCGCTGAACGTGGCCACCACCCGGGCCATCCTGCTGCACGGCGACGAGGGTACTTCAGCCGCAGGCTCGGTCATCCAAAGTTTCGGAGAATTCGTCGTCGGAGGCAATTACGTCATCGGCATCGTCATTTTCATGATCCTGTTCATCCTGAACAAGACCGTCATCGTCAGCGGTACCACCCGCATCGCCGAGGTAGCCGCCCGCTTCACCCTGGACGCCATGCCGGGCAAACAGATGGCCATTGAGGCCGACCTCAACGCCGGACTCATCGACGAGGAGCAAGCCACCCAAAAACGCGAGAACTTGCGTCGCGAGGCAGACTTTTACGGTGCCATGGACGGTGCGGGCAAGTTCGTGTCCGGAGACGTCAAGGCCGGCCTGATGATTACGGCCATCAACATCATCGGCGGCTTCCTCATCGGCGTGCTGCAAAAGGACATGCCGTGGATGGACGCGGCCCAGACCTACACCTTACTGACCATCGGTGACGGCCTGGTGGCCACCATTCCCTCGCTGATCATCTCCACGTCGGCGGGTATCATTGTCTCCCGCGCGGCCGCCGAGGCCAAGATGGGCGAGGAATTCATCGGCCAGCTCTCCTACCACCACCGGGCACTCAAGCTTGTTTCCGGCATCCTGGTGATCTTCGGCATCGTCCCGGGCATGCCGACCATCCCGTTCCTGACCCTGGCCGCCATCGTCTTCAGCGTGGCGCGGATCTCATCGCGCCAACAGCACCATCTTACCGTGACCCAGGACGAAAAGGAGCAGAAGCAGCCCACCACCTTGGATACTCCCGAGGAGGTCCAGGCCCTGCTGCCGCTCGATCAACTGGAGCTGGAAGTGGGCTACGGGCTTATTCCGCTGGTGGACGAGGAACAGAGCGGCAACCTGCTCTCGCGCATCCGCTCCATCCGCCGCCAGTTCGCCCTGGACATGGGCGTTGTCGTCCCGTCCCTGCATCTGCGCGACAACCTCCAACTCAAGCCCGGCGAATACCGCGTGCTCATCAAGGGCAACCCGGTGGCCGGTGCGGAACTGCTTATCGACCATTATCTGGCCATGGACCCGGGCGACGCCAAGCACCGTATAGAGGGCGTGGACACCGTGGAACCCGCCTTCAACCTCCCGGCCGTCTGGATTCCCGAGGCCCAGAAGGAAGAGGCCATGCTGGCTGGCTACACCGTGGTCGATCCGTCCACGGTCATCGCCACCCATCTGACCGAAATATTCCGCCGCAACCTGCACGAATTCCTCGGCCGCCAGGAGACGCAGGAACTGCTCAACAACCTGTCCAAGCGCGCGCCCAAGGCCGTGGAATCCCTGGTGCCCGCCGTGCTCAGCCTGGGCGGTGTGCAGAAGGTTCTCCAGGGACTGGTCCAGGAAAACGTATCCATTCGCGACCTGCTGACCATCGTGGAGACACTGGCCGATTACGGCACGGCCACCCAGGATCCGCACCAGCTCACGGAGTACGTCCGCGCCCGCATGGGCCGGACCATCGTCAAGCCATATCTCGGCGACAACGGGGTGTTGCCGATCATCACCCTGAACCCGCAGATCGACGAAATCCTGAACAACGCCATGCGCCCGGCCGAACAGGGCGGTTATCTGGCCTTGGAACCGGGCATGGCCCAGCAGATCATCCAGGCCATCAACCGCTCCACAGAGGATGCCATGGTGGCCGACGGCCAGCCCATCCTGCTGGTCACCCCGCAACTCCGCTCCCAGCTCGCACAGCTCCTGACCCGGTTCATCCCGACCCTGCCGGTGATCTCCCAGGCCGAGATTCCGGCGGACGTCAAAATTCAGTCAGTCGCAACCGTTGAACTCTAG
- the flhB gene encoding flagellar biosynthesis protein FlhB — translation MIGQDDPSKTEKATSKRRDKQRGEGNVAKGQEIPKVMTLLVGVLFLRATIGFYHNQFTEIYRWTFLEAINFQLDKSMAYSLFTWGLGKLALLVVPLMLVLALMSFLSMRLQVGALWTSKPLQPKFGKLFNIANGIKKLMLSPDALLKLCKSLLQAMAVAIAPYIVIKQELPNLLPLFHANVQGIIIFILSAGYKMVCYALVPMLLIAVADLVYERWNYEEQIKMTKDEIKDERKQAEGDPRIKQKQRQKMMEAITSRMFQDIPKADVVITNPTHYAVALQYDPLKAPAPLVLAKGVNKVAERIKEVARENSIPIEENRPLAQALYKQVEIGETIPEELFQAVAAILAKLEKFKHRQ, via the coding sequence ATGATCGGCCAGGACGACCCGAGTAAAACCGAAAAAGCCACATCCAAACGGCGCGACAAGCAACGCGGTGAAGGCAACGTCGCCAAGGGACAGGAAATCCCCAAGGTCATGACCCTGCTCGTCGGAGTCCTGTTCCTGCGCGCCACGATCGGCTTCTACCACAATCAGTTTACCGAGATATACCGCTGGACTTTCCTGGAAGCCATCAACTTCCAGTTGGACAAATCCATGGCGTATTCTCTGTTCACCTGGGGACTCGGAAAGCTGGCCCTCCTCGTGGTGCCGCTCATGCTGGTCCTTGCACTGATGTCCTTTCTCTCCATGCGGCTTCAGGTGGGCGCCCTGTGGACCTCCAAGCCCCTCCAACCGAAATTCGGCAAGCTGTTCAACATCGCAAACGGCATCAAGAAGCTCATGCTCAGCCCGGACGCCCTGCTCAAGCTGTGCAAGAGTTTGCTTCAGGCCATGGCCGTGGCCATAGCTCCTTACATTGTCATCAAGCAGGAGCTGCCCAACCTGCTGCCCCTGTTCCACGCCAACGTCCAGGGAATCATTATCTTTATCCTCTCGGCGGGCTACAAAATGGTCTGCTATGCGCTCGTCCCCATGCTGCTCATCGCCGTGGCCGACCTCGTCTACGAACGCTGGAACTACGAGGAACAGATCAAGATGACCAAGGACGAAATCAAGGACGAACGCAAACAGGCCGAAGGTGATCCGAGGATCAAGCAGAAGCAGCGCCAGAAGATGATGGAGGCCATAACCTCCCGCATGTTCCAGGACATCCCCAAGGCCGACGTGGTCATCACCAACCCGACCCATTACGCCGTTGCCCTCCAGTACGACCCGCTCAAGGCCCCCGCGCCCCTGGTCCTGGCCAAGGGCGTGAACAAGGTTGCCGAACGAATCAAGGAAGTTGCCCGGGAAAACTCCATCCCCATCGAAGAAAACAGACCCTTGGCACAGGCTTTGTATAAACAGGTGGAGATCGGAGAAACCATCCCGGAGGAACTGTTCCAGGCCGTGGCCGCGATTCTGGCAAAGCTGGAGAAATTCAAGCATCGCCAATAG
- the fliR gene encoding flagellar biosynthetic protein FliR, which yields MEIFGFQPSDMLSYFLTLFRISVVLFLLPFFGGQSIPKTIKAALVLVLSMAFWPQLSFPGSMMPTGWNIAIMFLGELVLGLILGMLVNFLFAAVQLGGQIIGFQMGFAMVNVVDPITGTSNAVSAHFLYMCTMLTFLVLNGHLYLLKAVGTSFQYIPPGTLLLQPELADHIFHFSNIMFTLAIKIAAPVMASLFLVDLSLALISRAAPQMHVLVLGFPIKITVGFFFLGFIFSIMALYVGDFLSGLNNMYDNVMKFGTINLQ from the coding sequence ATGGAGATTTTCGGATTTCAACCGAGCGACATGCTCAGCTACTTCCTGACGCTGTTCCGCATCAGCGTTGTTCTCTTTCTGCTGCCTTTTTTCGGAGGACAGTCCATCCCCAAAACGATCAAAGCGGCCCTGGTTTTGGTCCTGTCCATGGCCTTTTGGCCACAACTCTCCTTCCCCGGCTCCATGATGCCCACGGGCTGGAACATCGCGATCATGTTCCTCGGTGAATTGGTGCTCGGCCTGATTCTCGGCATGCTCGTCAATTTTTTGTTCGCCGCGGTCCAGTTGGGCGGCCAGATCATCGGCTTCCAGATGGGATTCGCCATGGTCAACGTGGTCGATCCCATCACCGGCACCAGCAACGCGGTCTCGGCTCATTTCCTGTACATGTGCACCATGCTGACCTTCCTGGTCCTTAACGGACACCTCTACCTGCTCAAGGCCGTGGGCACGAGCTTCCAATACATCCCGCCGGGCACTCTGTTGCTCCAGCCCGAACTGGCCGACCACATTTTCCACTTCTCCAACATCATGTTTACCCTGGCCATCAAGATTGCGGCCCCGGTCATGGCCTCCCTGTTCCTGGTGGACCTCTCCCTGGCGCTCATCTCGCGGGCCGCGCCCCAGATGCACGTGCTCGTTCTCGGCTTCCCCATCAAGATCACCGTGGGGTTCTTCTTCCTGGGATTCATCTTCAGCATCATGGCGTTATATGTGGGCGACTTCCTGTCCGGCCTGAACAACATGTACGACAACGTCATGAAGTTCGGCACGATAAACCTGCAATAG
- a CDS encoding M23 family metallopeptidase, whose translation MLFRKYHIVVFKDKQGSCKKFQLRGWFIVFLFFLTVSMAAGNVILWNKYAEHSRVEQGLNIAEKTVQEQKTQLLSLSQKITSLQSNLNRIRDFDSKLRVMINLDQDGSQAAAPKGGPANENFSKGYLPLYRQELLARKMHEFLRQLNVEARLEEVRQQEIMHTLRSNQNILEATPSIWPTSGWVTSGFAWRTSPFTGKREFHKGLDISAPRGTPVYAPARGSVTFAGRDGSYGLSIRLKHNASLSTRFAHLNRIAIKSGQEVTRGELIGYVGNTGRSTGPHLHYEVRLNGVPVNPKRYILN comes from the coding sequence ATGCTTTTCCGAAAATATCATATAGTTGTCTTTAAAGACAAACAGGGTTCGTGCAAGAAGTTCCAGCTTCGAGGCTGGTTTATCGTGTTTCTTTTCTTCCTGACGGTGTCCATGGCCGCGGGCAACGTCATCCTTTGGAACAAATACGCCGAGCACTCCCGCGTCGAGCAAGGCCTGAACATCGCGGAAAAAACCGTCCAGGAACAAAAGACCCAACTCCTCAGCCTGTCTCAAAAAATCACCTCCCTGCAGAGCAACCTGAACCGCATCCGCGATTTCGACTCCAAACTCCGGGTCATGATCAACCTGGATCAGGACGGCAGTCAGGCCGCCGCCCCCAAGGGCGGTCCCGCCAACGAAAATTTCTCCAAGGGCTACCTGCCCCTCTATCGCCAAGAACTGCTCGCCCGCAAAATGCATGAATTCTTGCGCCAGTTGAACGTTGAGGCGCGCCTCGAAGAGGTCCGCCAGCAGGAAATCATGCACACCCTGCGCTCCAATCAAAACATCCTCGAAGCCACTCCGTCCATCTGGCCGACCTCCGGCTGGGTGACCTCGGGCTTCGCCTGGCGCACCTCGCCCTTCACGGGCAAACGCGAATTCCACAAGGGACTGGACATCTCGGCCCCGCGCGGCACCCCTGTCTATGCCCCGGCCCGCGGCTCCGTGACCTTTGCGGGCCGCGACGGTTCCTACGGCCTGTCCATCCGCCTAAAGCACAATGCCAGCCTGTCCACCCGGTTCGCGCACCTCAACCGTATCGCCATCAAGAGCGGCCAGGAGGTCACCCGGGGAGAACTCATTGGCTATGTAGGCAATACCGGTCGCTCCACCGGCCCTCACCTGCACTATGAAGTCCGCCTGAACGGCGTGCCGGTGAACCCCAAACGGTACATCCTCAACTAA